A window of the Mucilaginibacter sp. cycad4 genome harbors these coding sequences:
- the thiH gene encoding 2-iminoacetate synthase ThiH, whose protein sequence is MNSFKDIFETHSWEETKASIYAKTSSDVERALAAGKRTLEDFKALVSPAAAPYLEQMATISQQLTLRRFGKTIQMYVPLYLSNECKNICTYCGFSYDNKVRRKTLSPMEIMQEVSVIKKMGYDHVLLVTGEDNENVHVDYFKKALDLVRPHFAHISMEVQPLDLEDYQQLTPYGLNTVLVYQETYHKEDYKKHHPRGKKSNFDYRLETPDRLGKAGIHKMGLGVLIGLEDWRTDCFFTALHLNYLEKNYWQSKYSLSFPRLRPFSGGLEPKVEMNDRELVQLICAYRLFNEEVELSMSTRESENFRNNIIRLGITHISAGSKTNPGGYAVEPASLEQFEISDERSPQQIAQVIKTNGYEPVWKDWDHSLVR, encoded by the coding sequence ATGAATAGTTTTAAAGATATTTTTGAAACCCATAGCTGGGAGGAAACTAAAGCCAGTATCTATGCCAAAACAAGCAGCGATGTTGAACGGGCATTGGCTGCAGGCAAACGCACATTAGAGGATTTTAAAGCCCTGGTATCTCCTGCCGCCGCGCCTTACCTGGAGCAAATGGCAACTATTAGCCAGCAATTAACCCTGAGGCGCTTTGGCAAAACAATACAAATGTACGTACCGCTCTACCTGTCCAACGAGTGCAAAAACATTTGTACTTATTGCGGTTTTAGCTATGATAATAAAGTGAGGCGTAAAACGCTGTCGCCGATGGAAATTATGCAGGAAGTAAGCGTGATCAAAAAAATGGGCTATGACCACGTACTGCTGGTAACCGGAGAAGATAACGAAAATGTGCATGTAGACTATTTTAAAAAAGCGCTCGATCTGGTTCGCCCGCATTTCGCGCATATCTCGATGGAAGTACAGCCGCTCGACCTGGAAGACTATCAGCAATTAACTCCTTACGGGCTCAATACAGTGTTGGTTTACCAGGAGACTTATCATAAGGAAGATTATAAAAAACATCACCCCAGGGGCAAGAAATCGAATTTTGATTATCGCCTTGAAACTCCTGACCGCCTGGGAAAGGCAGGCATCCACAAAATGGGCCTGGGAGTGTTGATTGGCCTTGAAGACTGGCGCACCGACTGTTTTTTTACGGCATTGCACCTTAATTACCTCGAGAAAAATTACTGGCAAAGTAAATACAGCCTTTCGTTTCCCCGGTTAAGGCCTTTTAGCGGAGGTTTAGAACCCAAAGTAGAAATGAATGACCGTGAACTGGTACAACTGATCTGCGCATACCGGTTATTTAACGAGGAAGTTGAGCTCTCGATGTCTACGAGAGAATCTGAAAACTTCAGGAACAATATCATCAGATTGGGTATTACCCATATCAGCGCGGGCTCAAAAACAAACCCCGGCGGATATGCTGTTGAACCGGCGTCGCTGGAGCAGTTTGAAATTAGCGATGAACGCAGTCCGCAGCAAATTGCGCAGGTTATCAAAACAAACGGCTATGAACCGGTTTGGAAGGATTGGGATCATAGTTTAGTTCGATAG
- a CDS encoding TolC family protein, with protein MLAIGLFCQQLHAQQTGSVYLDSLLSTATRNYPLIKAKRLQTQRLQYAVKLQQNGIIPSMNASYQLDYATYNNITGMIYPQYITPISGPPSKSNDYKGTPGSAAALNLQWEPFTFGQRGAAVELARGKLQNGQADETLTIFQHKIFVINAWLNYLLTAHLVKVYQSNINRDAYHLKQSQAVVSSGLRPGTDSSTFHAELAKAQIQLIAFERRRDSCLIVLKELTGGRLPGNPVADSAMFKGLPVTIPNADNTEHPELSLQKTNVLTNELTLKTYKRSLLPKLTIWSVGYGRGSGVAADGSANNSDGWRFERYNYGIGAQLSFPILEVFRQKPLFKQQQLNIDASREQLKQTELHLNTEREIADSALTKAIQSARLAPEALKAARYAYQATQYRYQSGLISYYDVIQSLQLLYQSEASVKIAYWAAWKSLLTKAAYQGNIDIFLNQYGK; from the coding sequence ATGCTGGCCATAGGGCTGTTTTGTCAGCAACTTCATGCACAGCAAACCGGCAGCGTTTACCTTGATTCCCTGCTCAGCACGGCGACCCGTAATTACCCGCTGATTAAAGCCAAACGTTTACAAACCCAGAGATTGCAGTATGCCGTTAAATTGCAGCAAAACGGCATCATTCCTTCTATGAATGCATCTTACCAGCTGGATTATGCTACATACAACAACATCACGGGTATGATCTATCCGCAGTACATTACACCTATCAGCGGCCCGCCAAGCAAATCCAATGATTATAAAGGTACGCCGGGAAGTGCCGCGGCTCTGAACCTGCAATGGGAGCCTTTTACCTTTGGGCAGCGCGGAGCAGCAGTTGAATTAGCCAGGGGGAAACTCCAGAATGGGCAAGCAGATGAAACACTTACTATTTTTCAGCATAAGATATTTGTGATTAATGCCTGGCTCAATTACCTGCTCACGGCCCACCTGGTTAAAGTTTATCAAAGCAATATCAACAGGGATGCTTACCACCTGAAACAATCGCAGGCTGTTGTTTCGAGCGGGTTAAGGCCTGGAACGGATTCATCTACTTTTCATGCCGAACTGGCTAAAGCGCAGATCCAACTCATTGCTTTTGAACGGCGAAGGGATTCATGCCTGATCGTTTTAAAAGAACTTACCGGTGGAAGATTACCTGGTAACCCGGTTGCAGATTCTGCAATGTTTAAGGGCTTGCCTGTTACTATTCCTAATGCAGATAATACCGAACACCCGGAGTTAAGCCTGCAAAAAACCAATGTGCTCACCAATGAATTAACCCTGAAAACCTACAAACGGAGCCTTTTGCCTAAATTAACCATCTGGAGCGTGGGTTATGGCCGGGGATCAGGCGTAGCCGCCGATGGTTCGGCCAATAACAGTGACGGGTGGCGTTTTGAGCGGTATAATTATGGTATCGGCGCACAGCTTTCTTTTCCAATCCTGGAAGTATTTCGGCAGAAACCGTTATTTAAACAGCAGCAACTGAATATTGACGCAAGCCGGGAGCAACTCAAACAAACCGAACTGCATTTGAACACCGAGCGGGAAATAGCAGATTCTGCTTTAACTAAAGCCATACAATCTGCCCGCCTGGCACCGGAAGCATTGAAAGCTGCCCGGTATGCCTACCAGGCCACACAATACCGCTATCAGTCGGGGCTCATCAGTTATTACGATGTGATCCAGTCCCTGCAATTGCTTTACCAATCGGAAGCCTCGGTTAAGATCGCTTATTGGGCCGCCTGGAAATCTTTATTAACTAAAGCCGCCTACCAGGGCAATATAGATATCTTTTTAAATCAATACGGAAAATGA
- a CDS encoding thiamine phosphate synthase, producing the protein MIDKLHYISQQPENGSHLSAIAQALEAGCKWVQLRVKHQPADVILKYAIGANKLCNQYNAKLIVNDHPEIALKAGAYGVHLGLQDMSVAQARQIVGNRMIIGGTANTFEHVQQRVAEGVNYIGCGPYRFTTTKENLSPILGLEGLKTIARQMRAANMTVPLIAIGGVLPEDITQLMDAGLYGVAVSGGITRAADQKAVVDYSYCCLHAPSINELI; encoded by the coding sequence ATGATCGATAAACTACACTATATCTCACAACAGCCCGAAAACGGGTCGCACCTGAGCGCCATTGCCCAGGCATTGGAGGCTGGTTGCAAATGGGTGCAGCTCCGGGTCAAACACCAACCCGCTGATGTGATACTGAAATACGCCATCGGGGCCAATAAACTGTGCAATCAATATAACGCAAAACTCATCGTTAATGATCATCCGGAGATAGCGCTGAAAGCCGGTGCTTATGGTGTGCACCTGGGTTTGCAGGATATGTCCGTTGCTCAGGCCAGGCAGATCGTCGGTAACCGAATGATCATTGGAGGCACCGCAAATACTTTTGAGCACGTTCAGCAAAGGGTAGCCGAGGGCGTAAATTATATAGGCTGCGGCCCTTACCGGTTTACCACAACCAAAGAAAATTTAAGCCCCATTTTGGGTTTAGAAGGCCTGAAAACAATTGCCCGGCAAATGCGTGCCGCAAACATGACAGTTCCTTTGATCGCCATCGGTGGTGTGCTGCCCGAAGATATTACCCAACTGATGGACGCCGGTCTTTATGGTGTGGCTGTATCAGGCGGCATTACCAGGGCCGCCGACCAAAAAGCTGTAGTAGATTACAGCTATTGCTGCTTGCACGCTCCGTCCATCAATGAACTGATTTAG
- a CDS encoding HesA/MoeB/ThiF family protein, whose product MLQTDELKRYSRQTILPEIGLSGQERLKCGKVLMVGAGGLGCPALQYLAAAGVGIIGIVDDDWVDISNLHRQILYTVADAGRPKAIVAKEKLVLLNPHTSVTAFAERLTAENAENICREYDLIIDGSDNFATRYLVNDTCVALNKPLVFGSIFKFEGQVSVFNYQDGPGYRDVFPEPPSSDEVPNCAEIGVLGVLPGIIGTYMANEAIKIICGIGETLSGKLMTINALDNSTCIFKIGKQQKQRQPKNATTVVEVPEIRMDELNNWLSECPDNILLIDVRETYEFEDYNIGGINIPLYELKDHIEKLPEGKKLIFCCQTGQRSKMAIQLLKSLFTGEMYSLKNGLI is encoded by the coding sequence ATGTTACAAACAGATGAGTTAAAACGGTATAGCAGGCAGACCATCTTACCCGAGATAGGCTTATCCGGACAGGAAAGATTAAAGTGCGGCAAAGTATTGATGGTAGGTGCCGGTGGCCTGGGCTGCCCCGCTTTGCAATATTTGGCAGCGGCAGGGGTTGGCATCATCGGTATAGTGGATGACGATTGGGTTGATATTAGTAACCTGCACCGTCAGATATTGTATACCGTGGCAGATGCAGGCCGGCCTAAAGCCATCGTAGCTAAGGAAAAACTGGTATTGTTGAATCCTCACACATCTGTCACTGCTTTTGCCGAACGCCTTACTGCGGAAAACGCTGAAAACATTTGCAGGGAATATGACCTGATTATAGACGGATCGGATAATTTTGCGACACGTTACCTGGTTAATGATACATGTGTAGCTCTTAATAAGCCATTGGTATTTGGCTCGATATTTAAGTTTGAAGGCCAAGTATCCGTGTTCAATTATCAGGACGGGCCGGGTTATCGGGATGTGTTCCCCGAACCGCCTTCTTCGGACGAAGTTCCAAACTGTGCCGAAATCGGTGTATTGGGTGTGTTACCCGGTATCATCGGCACTTATATGGCTAACGAGGCTATCAAGATCATCTGCGGCATTGGCGAAACACTATCGGGTAAGCTAATGACCATTAACGCACTTGATAACTCAACTTGTATTTTTAAGATCGGCAAACAGCAAAAACAGCGTCAGCCAAAAAACGCAACTACCGTTGTTGAGGTTCCTGAGATAAGGATGGACGAGTTGAATAACTGGTTAAGCGAATGTCCGGACAATATCCTGCTGATCGACGTACGCGAAACCTACGAGTTTGAAGATTATAATATCGGCGGGATCAACATTCCTTTATATGAACTTAAAGATCATATCGAAAAATTGCCCGAAGGAAAAAAGCTAATCTTCTGCTGTCAAACGGGCCAGCGCAGTAAAATGGCGATTCAACTATTAAAATCATTATTCACAGGCGAAATGTACAGTTTAAAAAACGGGTTGATTTAA
- a CDS encoding thiazole synthase — protein MLKIADKTFNSRLFTGTGKFSSSVLMEESLLASGSELVTVALKRVDIKNNDQDDLLLHLKYPHINLLPNTSGVRNAKEAIFAAQLAREALETNWIKLEIHPDPKYLLPDPIETLNATEELAKLGFIVLPYIHADPVLCKRLEDAGTSAVMPLGSPIGSNKGLKTIDFLEIIISQSNVPVIVDAGIGSPSEAARAMEIGADAVLVNTAIAVSGNPAQMAAAFKMAVEAGRVAYQAKLALPVSHAVASSPLTSFLDE, from the coding sequence ATGCTAAAAATAGCCGATAAAACTTTTAACTCCCGCTTATTTACCGGAACCGGTAAGTTTAGCTCATCTGTTTTGATGGAAGAATCTTTGCTGGCATCGGGGTCCGAACTGGTTACCGTTGCCTTAAAACGTGTGGATATCAAAAATAACGATCAGGACGATTTGCTTCTCCACCTTAAATATCCGCATATTAACCTGTTGCCCAATACTTCTGGCGTGCGCAATGCGAAAGAGGCTATTTTTGCGGCACAGCTGGCAAGAGAAGCGCTGGAAACCAACTGGATCAAACTGGAGATACACCCCGACCCCAAGTACTTACTGCCCGATCCTATCGAAACATTAAACGCTACGGAAGAGCTGGCTAAATTGGGGTTCATTGTTTTGCCTTATATTCATGCCGACCCGGTATTGTGTAAGCGACTGGAAGATGCGGGCACCTCGGCCGTAATGCCTTTAGGCTCACCTATAGGCAGCAACAAAGGATTAAAAACCATCGATTTTTTAGAGATCATTATCAGCCAGAGCAACGTGCCCGTTATTGTGGATGCAGGGATAGGTTCTCCATCGGAGGCCGCCAGGGCGATGGAGATCGGCGCGGATGCCGTTCTGGTGAATACGGCCATTGCAGTTTCGGGTAACCCCGCACAAATGGCAGCAGCATTTAAAATGGCGGTAGAAGCAGGACGTGTGGCCTATCAGGCCAAATTGGCGCTGCCGGTAAGCCATGCTGTTGCCAGCAGCCCTTTAACCTCGTTTTTAGATGAATAG
- a CDS encoding efflux RND transporter permease subunit, translated as MNIIQLIYGSLRKPVTIIVAVIAIIFFSVISIRNMPVDIFPKLGTPTIYVAQTYGGLSAEQLEGYITSYYEYHFLYVTGIKSVESKTIQGVTLLKLNFHEGTDMGQATGEVVAMVNRARAFMPPGTISPFVTRFDGGSVPVGQLVFSSTRSLSEVQDLALFKVRPMFSTLPGVSAPPPFGGNQRTVLIKADPDKLRSYNVTPQDLVTAIAKGNVITPSGNIRVGDQTLITPQNTVVENIQDLANIPIKTGSGPAVFVHDVAAVDNGADITSGYALINGKRSVYIPVTKRADASTWDVVQRVKAALPDMQAAIPPDIKVSYEFDQSGYVINSIKSLTTEGVLGAVLTGLMVLLFLRDWRGSLIVVLTIPLALLSAVICLKLFGQSINIMTLGGLALAVGILVDEATVTIENIHHHQEKGEPKGRAILEASKEIALPKLLILLCILAIFFPAFFMSGIPKAMFLPLSLAVGLAMIASFLLSQSFVPVMANWLFKDHPGENAKEGERMLKFKDRHGRWLTKAASSSTLIVSLYLLVSVIAAVLLFNVLGKELFPKVDAGQFQVRVRLADGTRLERTETKTKALLALIDSLSGGQKIAITSAFIGNQGSSYPVNAIHLWTSGPQEAVLKVNFMENAGIHLEDFKESLRKEVALKIPGMQISFEPSDLVDQVMSQGTNTPVQVRILGKNLLQDREFGQRILDQLHKLPYLRDITYGAPQSYPAMKLEFDRVRLGQLGLTVDDASKSLIAATSSSRFTQPNYWLDKANATAYQVQVQVPEFIMNDPGKVDNILLGSNGGKQVFMRDVASWKMGRIEGEYDRLNQKRFITLTANLHGKSLGAAIRDIDKVIAGLGKLPDGMKIQQQGQAEVFQQTFDELQTGVLLAIVVIFLLLAVNFQSFRVSLIVIGIIPGVLTGCFLLLWLTGKTLNIQSYMGCIMAIGVAVANAILFIIQAENYRKLRTENSFLIGIRDRTRPILMTGLAMIAGMVPMASGIGEGGDQTAPLGIAVIGGLVFGLLLSLFILPLIYQALAGDRPVKPISLDPDDKESKYFTITEPNA; from the coding sequence ATGAATATCATCCAGCTTATATATGGCTCATTAAGAAAACCGGTAACGATCATTGTCGCGGTTATCGCCATTATTTTCTTTTCCGTAATTTCTATTCGCAACATGCCCGTGGATATTTTTCCAAAACTGGGCACCCCGACTATTTATGTAGCGCAAACCTATGGCGGCCTGTCTGCGGAGCAATTGGAAGGTTATATCACCTCTTATTATGAATACCACTTTCTGTATGTTACCGGCATCAAATCGGTTGAAAGCAAGACTATACAAGGCGTAACCCTGCTCAAGCTGAATTTTCACGAGGGCACAGATATGGGCCAGGCCACCGGTGAGGTTGTTGCGATGGTGAACCGGGCCAGGGCATTTATGCCGCCGGGTACGATATCCCCCTTTGTTACCCGCTTTGATGGTGGCAGTGTGCCGGTAGGGCAACTGGTATTCAGCTCAACGCGATCCCTGTCTGAAGTGCAGGACCTGGCCCTGTTTAAGGTGAGGCCAATGTTCTCTACGCTGCCGGGCGTTTCCGCCCCGCCGCCGTTTGGGGGTAACCAGAGAACCGTGCTTATTAAAGCCGATCCTGATAAATTACGCAGCTATAACGTTACACCCCAGGATTTGGTAACTGCCATTGCCAAAGGGAATGTCATTACCCCATCGGGCAACATTCGTGTGGGCGACCAAACCCTGATCACACCGCAAAATACGGTTGTGGAGAATATCCAGGACCTGGCTAATATTCCCATCAAAACAGGGAGCGGCCCGGCTGTTTTTGTACATGATGTGGCCGCAGTGGATAATGGAGCGGATATTACATCTGGCTATGCGCTTATTAACGGCAAACGCTCGGTATATATCCCCGTAACCAAAAGGGCCGATGCCTCTACCTGGGATGTGGTTCAACGGGTTAAAGCGGCATTGCCGGATATGCAGGCGGCCATACCACCGGATATCAAAGTAAGCTATGAGTTTGACCAGTCAGGCTATGTCATCAACTCGATAAAAAGTTTAACTACAGAAGGGGTGTTGGGCGCTGTGCTCACCGGCCTGATGGTACTATTATTTCTGCGTGACTGGAGAGGCTCGCTCATTGTAGTGCTCACTATTCCGCTGGCTTTGTTATCAGCGGTTATTTGTTTGAAATTATTCGGGCAATCTATCAATATCATGACTTTAGGCGGCCTTGCGCTGGCCGTTGGTATTTTGGTAGATGAAGCTACCGTTACCATAGAAAATATCCATCATCACCAGGAAAAAGGCGAACCCAAAGGCCGGGCAATACTGGAAGCTTCTAAAGAGATAGCTTTACCCAAGCTGTTAATATTGCTGTGTATCCTTGCCATATTTTTCCCTGCATTTTTTATGTCAGGCATTCCTAAAGCGATGTTTTTGCCTTTATCGTTAGCGGTAGGTTTAGCCATGATCGCCTCATTCCTGCTTTCGCAATCCTTTGTCCCGGTCATGGCCAACTGGCTTTTTAAAGATCATCCTGGCGAAAATGCAAAAGAGGGGGAAAGGATGCTCAAATTTAAAGACCGGCATGGCAGATGGCTGACAAAAGCCGCCAGCTCTTCTACATTGATTGTCTCGCTATACCTGTTGGTATCTGTGATTGCCGCGGTTTTGTTGTTTAATGTTTTGGGTAAAGAATTATTTCCCAAAGTTGATGCCGGCCAGTTCCAGGTTAGGGTGCGTTTAGCCGATGGCACCCGTCTTGAACGTACGGAAACCAAAACCAAAGCTTTGCTGGCCTTGATAGATAGTTTGTCGGGCGGGCAAAAAATAGCCATTACCTCTGCGTTTATTGGCAACCAGGGATCGTCATATCCTGTTAATGCCATTCACTTATGGACAAGCGGCCCCCAAGAAGCCGTTCTTAAAGTCAATTTCATGGAGAATGCCGGCATACATCTCGAAGATTTTAAAGAAAGTTTAAGAAAAGAGGTGGCCCTTAAAATACCCGGTATGCAAATTTCCTTTGAACCGTCGGACCTGGTAGACCAGGTAATGAGCCAGGGCACCAATACCCCTGTGCAGGTTAGAATATTGGGGAAGAACCTGTTGCAGGACAGAGAATTTGGGCAACGGATCCTGGATCAATTACACAAGTTGCCATACCTGCGGGATATTACCTATGGCGCACCTCAAAGTTACCCTGCCATGAAGCTGGAATTTGACCGGGTTCGGTTAGGGCAGTTAGGTTTAACCGTTGATGATGCCAGTAAATCGCTGATTGCGGCTACGTCTTCCAGTAGGTTTACACAGCCCAATTACTGGCTGGATAAAGCTAACGCCACCGCCTACCAGGTGCAAGTGCAGGTGCCTGAGTTTATTATGAACGACCCCGGTAAAGTAGATAATATCCTGTTGGGCTCAAATGGCGGCAAACAGGTATTTATGCGGGACGTAGCCAGCTGGAAGATGGGTAGGATAGAAGGGGAGTATGACCGTTTAAACCAAAAGCGTTTTATCACGCTTACAGCTAACCTGCATGGCAAATCGTTAGGTGCGGCCATCCGCGATATCGATAAGGTTATTGCCGGTTTAGGGAAGCTGCCCGATGGCATGAAGATCCAGCAGCAGGGCCAGGCAGAAGTGTTTCAGCAAACATTTGATGAATTGCAAACCGGTGTTCTGCTGGCCATTGTCGTGATATTCCTGTTGCTGGCCGTTAATTTCCAATCATTCAGGGTTTCATTGATCGTGATCGGTATTATACCGGGTGTATTGACAGGATGTTTTTTACTTTTATGGTTAACCGGCAAAACCTTAAACATCCAATCCTATATGGGGTGTATCATGGCTATCGGGGTAGCAGTAGCCAATGCTATCCTGTTTATCATCCAGGCAGAAAACTACCGTAAACTAAGAACCGAAAATTCATTTTTGATCGGGATCAGGGACAGGACGAGGCCCATCCTGATGACCGGCCTTGCAATGATTGCCGGGATGGTCCCGATGGCATCGGGAATAGGTGAGGGCGGGGACCAAACCGCACCTTTAGGTATAGCGGTGATAGGCGGGTTAGTATTCGGGTTGCTATTAAGCCTGTTTATATTACCGTTGATTTACCAGGCCTTAGCCGGTGACCGCCCGGTTAAGCCAATCTCACTTGATCCCGACGATAAGGAAAGCAAATACTTTACCATTACTGAACCAAACGCATGA
- the thiD gene encoding bifunctional hydroxymethylpyrimidine kinase/phosphomethylpyrimidine kinase, with translation MSRYRYPVVLSIAGSDSGGGAGIQADLKTMSALGCFGTTAITAVTVQNTLGVSDIYPIPVDVVKAQIKAVMDDLKPLVIKIGMVHRTELAIGIAETLREYPNTPVIFDPLMAATSGRRLIADDTAEALKKHLFPRTQLITPNLDEAAILAEMKIKTLGDMKGAAKRIMQYGCKAVLIKGGHLQGPDLFDVYLDYNGDERIFRSTAIDSFNTHGTGCSLSSAIACFIALGNDLQTAIANSKNYVHQAIEQGKDVKTGEGHGPLNHFFDPQKLVRYQD, from the coding sequence ATGAGCAGATATAGGTATCCTGTGGTATTAAGCATCGCCGGATCGGATAGCGGTGGCGGAGCGGGTATACAGGCAGATCTGAAAACGATGAGTGCCCTGGGCTGTTTCGGCACAACGGCCATTACGGCGGTTACAGTACAAAACACCTTAGGGGTTAGTGATATTTATCCTATCCCGGTTGATGTGGTAAAGGCTCAGATTAAAGCAGTAATGGACGATCTTAAACCATTGGTTATTAAGATCGGGATGGTACACCGTACGGAATTGGCGATCGGCATTGCGGAGACTTTAAGAGAATACCCCAATACCCCGGTTATTTTTGACCCGTTGATGGCCGCTACCAGCGGGCGCCGCCTGATAGCAGATGATACAGCCGAAGCCTTAAAGAAACACTTGTTCCCCCGGACTCAACTCATTACGCCTAACCTGGATGAAGCTGCTATCCTGGCTGAAATGAAGATTAAAACCCTTGGTGACATGAAAGGTGCCGCAAAGCGCATCATGCAATACGGCTGCAAGGCCGTACTCATCAAAGGCGGACATTTGCAGGGGCCCGATCTTTTCGACGTTTACTTAGATTATAATGGCGACGAACGAATTTTCAGATCGACCGCCATTGATAGTTTTAATACCCATGGCACAGGATGCAGCCTGTCATCGGCTATCGCTTGCTTTATCGCGTTGGGTAATGACCTGCAAACGGCCATCGCCAATAGTAAAAATTATGTTCACCAGGCGATTGAGCAGGGTAAGGATGTTAAAACCGGTGAAGGCCATGGCCCATTGAATCATTTTTTTGATCCCCAAAAATTGGTGCGATACCAGGATTAA
- a CDS encoding efflux RND transporter periplasmic adaptor subunit — protein sequence MKALYTYLGLGMLLLAACGSNENKTPAATTAAPAKQPVEVVELKADKVSNKLTLTGEIIPNDRANIYARTAGYVKDVKVDIGSKVRKGQVLCILDAPELKAGEAQSRSNSQGAYSKFQSSKSIYSRLLKASKTPGAISDNELDIARNQMKTDSSAYEASKAANQANHALEDYLVIRSPFNGVVTARNIFKGDYVDNTGKILLFTVEDNSLLRIQVPVPEAYNATKIEDNQASFTVAALPGVVFKANLARKSEAISSDTRSEIWEFNFPNQKSQLKPGMFAQITLNLDRPAPGFTVPFKTVVTTQERKFVVKLVDGKAKWVDVKTGFTGKEKVEVTGDLKDGDKLVKQANEEMKEGTILPVKQ from the coding sequence ATGAAAGCATTATATACATATTTAGGATTAGGCATGCTGCTGCTCGCGGCTTGCGGCAGCAATGAAAATAAAACGCCGGCAGCAACTACGGCAGCGCCGGCAAAACAACCTGTAGAGGTCGTTGAGCTTAAGGCAGATAAGGTGAGCAATAAACTCACCCTTACCGGAGAAATTATACCAAACGACCGTGCCAATATCTATGCCCGTACAGCGGGTTATGTGAAAGATGTAAAAGTGGATATTGGCAGTAAGGTGAGGAAAGGCCAGGTGCTTTGTATCCTGGATGCACCGGAACTAAAAGCTGGCGAGGCGCAGAGCCGCAGTAACAGCCAGGGAGCTTATTCCAAATTTCAGTCAAGCAAAAGCATTTATTCACGGTTGCTAAAAGCATCCAAAACACCTGGCGCCATATCAGATAATGAGCTAGACATTGCCCGTAACCAAATGAAAACGGATAGCTCGGCTTACGAGGCTTCCAAAGCTGCCAACCAGGCTAACCATGCTTTAGAAGATTACCTGGTTATCCGGTCGCCATTTAATGGAGTAGTTACCGCACGTAATATTTTTAAGGGCGATTATGTAGATAATACCGGAAAGATCCTGCTTTTTACGGTAGAGGATAACTCGTTGTTAAGGATTCAGGTGCCTGTACCGGAGGCTTATAATGCCACTAAAATAGAAGATAACCAGGCCTCGTTTACCGTTGCTGCTTTGCCGGGAGTTGTATTTAAAGCCAATCTTGCGCGAAAATCGGAAGCAATCAGCTCAGATACCCGGAGCGAAATATGGGAGTTTAATTTCCCCAATCAAAAAAGCCAGCTTAAACCCGGTATGTTTGCCCAGATCACCTTAAACTTAGATCGTCCTGCCCCCGGTTTTACAGTGCCTTTCAAGACTGTTGTAACCACGCAGGAACGCAAGTTTGTGGTGAAACTGGTGGATGGCAAAGCAAAATGGGTAGATGTAAAAACCGGGTTTACCGGTAAAGAAAAAGTGGAAGTTACCGGTGATCTGAAAGATGGCGACAAGCTGGTTAAACAGGCCAATGAGGAGATGAAAGAGGGCACAATCCTGCCTGTTAAGCAATAG
- a CDS encoding chromate resistance protein ChrB domain-containing protein, which yields MKWITRARPKIDRIACPWLIKRFIDPEGEIIYVPYEEVLTKAAELDAIPFDIPNVEYTHYEDQCTFDYFLKKHQLKDAALSRLAAIIRGADTDRHDFAPQSAGLEAVFSGLRYDIADDQQLLALGMVIYDGLYNWAKYLHKQKHTDGPVEQRLIQVYHQYLKSKGDKKAPSWTKELKEMIQDQIDTNMSLGPFFQDF from the coding sequence ATGAAATGGATCACGCGTGCCCGTCCTAAAATTGACCGTATTGCCTGCCCATGGCTCATCAAACGCTTCATTGATCCTGAAGGTGAAATCATCTACGTTCCATATGAGGAAGTGCTGACGAAAGCGGCGGAGCTGGATGCTATCCCTTTTGATATTCCCAATGTAGAGTATACTCATTATGAAGATCAATGCACTTTTGATTATTTCCTCAAAAAACACCAGTTAAAAGATGCAGCTTTAAGCCGGCTGGCTGCGATAATCAGGGGGGCAGATACCGACCGCCACGATTTTGCACCGCAATCTGCCGGGCTGGAAGCGGTATTTTCGGGGTTAAGATATGATATTGCCGATGACCAGCAACTCCTGGCATTAGGCATGGTGATCTACGACGGGCTATACAACTGGGCTAAATATCTCCATAAACAAAAGCATACCGATGGGCCTGTTGAACAAAGGCTTATACAGGTTTATCACCAGTACCTTAAAAGTAAAGGCGATAAAAAAGCACCATCCTGGACAAAGGAACTTAAAGAGATGATCCAGGATCAGATTGATACCAATATGAGCCTAGGGCCATTTTTCCAGGATTTTTAG